The following proteins are co-located in the Cutaneotrichosporon cavernicola HIS019 DNA, chromosome: 3 genome:
- a CDS encoding uncharacterized protein (domain present in cyclins, TFIIB and Retinoblastoma): MPPAPPTKFARTSIEGWSRKRSVSPASAAPPSRKMVSSALQPSPELISGTSTLVSEPQQFVPKRSDDGYFYEEEYRDEHLAWLFEMELQTLAQPELMDQQPELQWRMRPYLIDFIIEIHLQFRLRPEVLYLACNIIDRYVSRRVVYKKHYQLVGCASLWIAAKFEDSKERVPLVREFYDMCCGAYEQSAFIQMEGHILTTIQWAIGHPSAEAWLRHLTMDPSAALNEDATVSSMARYLMELTLYRREFIGVRPHVIAWGALRLSRYILDQDAKKPAPDFITPSNDAAATRVAEAIDRTFVDALNDVPLALSEIVVKKYAIGWHNRISGIVRQFYRNGNRYRPYPETPCTPYSNGLPTPSLTPSSWGGKRGAMARTSPSPGGSYSCSSSEAGDEPITPITPLTSHPGTIVDVDYVSAKDTTFVTGKDAHYVAIKENIAPSGSSASKAMPPPSAYQARPALHALPSSLAIPQRAVRRLSS, from the exons ATGCCCCCCGCACCACCAACCAAGTTTGCCCGCACATCCATCGAAGGCTGGAGCCGCAAGCGCTCCGTCTCACCCGCATCGGCAGCACCACCATCTCGCAAGATGGTCTCGTCCGCCCTGCAGCCGAGCCCTGAACTGATCAGTGGCACGTCCACCCTTGTGTCCGAGCCACAGCAGTTCGTCCCCAAGCGCTCAGATGATGGTTACTTCTACGAGGAGGAGTACCGCGACGAGCACCTTGCGTGGCTGTTCGAGATGGAG CTGCAGACGCTCGCCCAGCCCGAGCTCATGGACCAACAGCCAGAGCTTCAGTGGCGCATGCGGCCGTACCTGATCGACTTCATCATCGAGATCCACCTCCAGTTTAGGCTGCGCCCCGAAGTGTTGTACCTTGCGTGCAACATCATCGACCGCTACGTctcgcgacgcgtcgtctACAAAAAGCACTACCAGCTGGTGGGCTGTGCTTCGCTTTGGATCGCCGCAAAGTTTGAGGACTCCAAGGAGCGTGTCCCGCTTGTCCGCGAGTTTTACGACATGTGCTGCGGTGCATACGAGCAGTCGGCTTTCATTCAGATGGAGGGTCacatcctcaccaccatccAGTGGGCCATCGGCCACCCCTCCGCCGAGGCTTGGCTTCGCCACCTCACCATGGACCCTTCAGCAGCCCtcaacgaggacgcgacTGTGTCGTCGATGGCTCGGTACCTCATGGAGCTCACCCTCTACCGCCGCGAGTTTATCGGTGTCCGCCCTCACGTCATCGCATGGGGAGCCCTCCGCCTGTCCCGTTACATCCTTGACCAGGACGCGAAGAAGCCGGCCCCAGACTTCATCACCCCTTCGAatgacgccgccgccacgcgtgtcgccgaggcgatCGACAGGACCTTTGTGGACGCCCTGAACGATGTACCCCTCGCGCTGTCGGAGATTGTTGTTAAGAAGTACGCCATCGGGTGGCACAACCGAATCTCTGGGATCGTGCGCCAGTTTTACCGTAACGGCAATCGTTACCGCCCCTACCCCGAGACCCCTTGTACCCCTTACTCGAACGGCCTCCCCACGCCAAGCCTCACTCCCTCATCCTGGGGGGGCAAGCGTGGCGCCATGGCTCGGACCAGCCCCAGCCCTGGTGGCTCGTACAGCTGTTCCTCTTCCGAGGCGGGGGATGAACCCATCACCCCAATCACGCCGCTCACCTCGCATCCTGGTAccatcgtcgacgtcgactaCGTCTCGGCCAAGGACACCACGTTCGTTACTGGCAAGGACGCCCACTACGTGGCGATCAAGGAGAACATCGCACCCTCCGGGTCATCTGCTAGTAAGGCCATGCCCCCACCGTCGGCGTACCAGGCGCGGCCAGCGCTCCATGCTCTCCCAAGCTCGCTCGCAATCCCGCAGCGGGCAGTGCGTCGGCTAAGCAGCTAG
- the GLE2 gene encoding uncharacterized protein (WD40 repeats) gives MMGSSFRVGSKDIELLQPPSDSVSKIDFSPTQDVLAVASWDNNVRLYNVSNQGQNEPKHMYSHEAPVLDLCWTKNGSHLFSAGCDNAVQMFDMTSMQKQQVAAHDAPIKCVRYVEVNGQQVLVTAGWDKKLKYWDLRSSNPMNVQDLSDRAYAMDATDKIVVAGTADRQVHIYDLSNPFTKYRQVESPLKWQTRAIACFPQSVTGENGYAIGSIEGRVGFQYTHTSDEKKSFSFKCHRVDIPAGTMGAPATTGSQNVFAINTITFHKVQGTFCTGGGDGSIIFWDGVARTKLKMFSAKDLNNGDTDARPPVWGMPIVSSAFNHTCDILAYSMSYDWSKGHGGVPPASAGATKIMLHMVKPDEVTRKKK, from the exons ATGATGGGCTCATCGTTCCGCGTCGGCTCGAAAGACATCGAGCTGCTCCAACCCCCTTCCGACTCGGTCTCCAAGATCGACTTCTCCCCAACGCAGGACGTACTTGCGGTCGCCAGCTGGGACAACAAC gtgCGGTTGTACAATGTCTCGAATCAGGGGCAGAACGAGCCCAAGCACATGTACAGCCACGAAGCACCAGTGCTCGACCTCTGCTGGACCAAG AACGGCTCCCATCTCTTCTCGGCCGGCTGTGACAACGCTGTGCAAATGTTTGACATGACGTCGATGCAGAAACAGCAGGTGGCTGCGCACGACGCTCCCATCAAGTGCGTGCGATacgtcgaggtcaacgGGCAGCAAGTGCTCGTCACCGCCGGTTGGGACAAGAAGCTGAAG TACTGGGACTTGCGCTCGTCCAACCCCATGAACGTGCAAGATCTGAGTGACCGCGCGTACGCCATGGATGCCACAGACAAGATTGTCGTCGCTGGTACCGCCGACCGCCAGGTGCACATCTACGACCTCTCGAACCCGTTCACCAAGTACCGCCAGGTCGAGTCTCCACTCAAGTGGCAAACACGGGCCATTGCCTGCTTCCCACAGTCTGTGACGGGCGAGAACGGCTATGCCATTGGCAGTATCGAGGGACGCGTCGGCTTCCAGTACACGCACACGAGCGACGAGAA GAAGAGCTTCTCGTTCAAGTGCCACCGCGTCGACATTCCAGCGGGGACCATGGGAGCACCCGCGACGACTGGGTCACAGAACGTCTTCGCTATCAACACGATCACCTTCCACAAGGTCCAGGGCACGTTCTGCACTGGAGGTGGAGACGGCTCGATCATCTTCTGGGACGGTGTTGCTCGCACAAAGCTCAAAA TGTTCTCTGCCAAGGACCTGAACAACGGCGACACTGATGCGCGGCCGCCAGTGTGGGGCATGCCGATCGTGTCCTCTGCCTTCAACCACACGTGCGACATCCTGGCGTACTCGATGTCGTACGACTGGTCCAAGGGTCACGGCGGCGTGCCGCCCGCCAGTGCCGGCGCGACCAAGATCATGCTGCACATGGTCAAGCCTGACGAGGTGACACGCAAGAAGAAGTAG
- a CDS encoding uncharacterized protein (ADP-ribosylation factor family): protein MAGLLTIIRKNKAKAREMRVLFLGLDNAGKTTILKRMSGGDISSISPTLGFNIQTLMRGEYTLNIWDVGGQRTLRPYWRNYFESTDAVVWVVDSSDALRMGDGAEELRALLSEERLAGATLLVFANKQDLAGSLSVDQIREALGLEQIDSHKWRIVPCSAISGDGLDKGMDWVVGEIAGRLYWSGRQAATVATEEVVRSPTVSA, encoded by the exons ATGG CTGGTCTCCTAACCATCATCCGGAAAaacaaggccaaggcgcgcgAAATGCGCGTCCTCTTCCT CGGCCTAGACAATGCTGGCAAGACTACGATCCTGAAGCGCATGTCCGGTGGCGACATCAGCTCCATCTCCCCAACCCTGGGCTTCAACATCCAGACCCTCATGCGCGGCGAGTACACGCTTAACATCT ggGACGTAGGAGGCCAGCGTACGCTGCGACCATACTGGCGCAACTACTTTGAGAGCACGGACGCGGTGGTGTGGGTGGTCGACAGCTCGGACGCACTCCGCATGGGTGACGGCGCAGAGGAGCTGCGGGCCCTACTGTCTGAAGAG cgcctcgccggAGCAACGCTTCTCGTCTTTGCCAACAAGCAGGACCTTGCGGGCTCCCTGAGCGTCGACCAGATCCGTGAG gcgCTGGGACTGGAGCAGATCGATTCGCACAAGTGGCGCATTGTGCCGTGCAGTGCGATCTCgggcgacggcctcgatAAGGGTATGGACTGGGTCGTCGGTGAGATCGCGGGTCGATTGTACTGGAGCGGACGGCAGGCAGCAACAGTCGCAACGGAAGAGGTCGTACGCTCACCCACCGTTTCCGCCTGA
- a CDS encoding uncharacterized protein (Asparaginase, N-terminal), with protein sequence MSHTPIPEATEGREHRVLVLGTGGTIASERTAEGFKPLNEKKARDAFYRRIARHPQLSDADACGDFDNIPATLVGRNTRYPPLRTPALDELGNTVVYEILDLENHMDSSEMTPKDWNIIASVLHENWDAYEGFVVLSGTDTLAYTASVLTFLFVGAGKPITVTGAQIPLREARSDGWYNLLESLIVAGCLPYAGVGVCFNHEVLQGCRANKSSPNLLHAFETPSVPSWIRLNVRITALPNLARRSANNPPPLITLQEAPSVLSCAIYPGITGSILAAQIHSMPTCKAVIISAFGSGNLPVKEESGVLQALEAAVKREILVVVVSSCHIPNIYPLYALGVRLLSIGVLPGFDMTHEAAFAKLSWLVSRPDLSFEERQHVFQTPIAGEITG encoded by the exons ATGTCCCACACTCCCATCCCCGAAGCCACcgagggccgcgagcaCCGCGTCCTAGTCCTCGGAACGGGCGGTACGATCGCATCTGAACGCACCGCCGAGGGCTTCAAGCCTCTAaacgagaagaaggctcGCGATGCCTTCTACCGCCGCATCGCACGTCACCCGCAGCTCAGCGATGCGGACGCCTGCGGCGACTTTGACAACATCCCGGCGACCCTGGTCGGGCGAAACACACGCTACCCTCCCCTGCGTACGccggcgctcgacgagctcggcaacaCGGTCGTGTACGAGATCCTCGACCTAGAGAACCACATGGACAGCAGCGAGATGACGCCCAAGGACTGGAACATTATCGCCTCGGTTCTGCACGAGAACTGGGACGCGTACGAGGGCTTTGTGGTTCTGAGCGGCACGGACACGCTCGCCTATACGGCCAGCGtgctcaccttcctcttcgTAGGCGCGGGCAAGCCGATCACCGTGACGGGCGCCCAGATTCCGCTTCGTGAGGCGCGCAGCGACGGATGGtacaacctcctcgagagTCTGATTGTCGCGGGATGCCTGCCGTACGCGGGAGTCGGCGTATGCTTCAACCACGAGGTGTTGCAGGGATGCAGGGCCAACAAGTCGTCGCCTAACCTCCTGCACGCGTTCGAGACGCCCTCTGTGCCGTCCTGGATCCGGCTGAATGTCCGAATCA cggCGCTCCCCAACCTCGCGAGGCGCAGCGCCAATAACCCGCCCCCGCTGATCACGCTGCAGGAGGCACCGAGCGTCCTCTCGTGCGCCATCTACCCCGGCATCACCGGGAGCATCCTCGCGGCCCAGATCCACAGCATGCCCACGTGCAAGGCCGTCATCATCTCGGCGTTCGGCAGCGGTAACCTCCctgtcaaggaggagagcggcgtGTTgcaggccctcgaggcggctgtcaagcgcgagatcctcgtcgttgtcgtgTCCAGCT gccACATTCCAAACATTTACCCCCTGTacgccctcggcgtgcGGTTGCTCAGCATCGGCGTGCTCCCGGGCTTTGACATGACACACGAGGCGGCGTTCGCCAAGCTGTCGTGGCTTGTGTCGCGCCCAGACCTGAGCTTCGAGGAGCGACAGCATGTGTTCCAGACCCCTATCGCGGGAGAGATTACTGGATAG
- the YME1 gene encoding uncharacterized protein (Peptidase family M41) yields MALRPAGLDIMRALCRRDAAHLVRVGLVRPLSSSSFRSGLFSRKSDKDVAAPVSDSSVPNITAQDLANAQAHPIDGQPLTDFQRRIAALETDALESRSSSDPKLQIALLRALAEGGENNGVCKYYEAVAFAEPGSPEGSDALLRSNEAFELYSHALAYTGRLGEVASATRHRDERIGAPVASASDVLRHVTSATGAAAGVASTSAAASSAATHPPPAYASATPSAPPSTGSYPPPPPPPPSPPTGAATGATTGPGSPLQPIYVQLAPNSPQTNTWRVLRYLLGLLFWGFVIFTIISMVMENTGLLKAGPGPAEFEPEEGKAVKFADVHGVEEAKQELQEIVEFLKNPEKFSTLGGKLPKGVLLTGPPGTGKTMLARAVAGEAEVPFLFASGSSFDEMFVGVGAKRVRELFAAARKKAPAIVFIDELDAIGSKRSSKDQHYMKQTLNQLLVELDGFEQSEGVIIIAATNFPQSLDKALTRPGRFDRHVVVPLPDVRGRIEILRHHMTKIKLAPNVDPAVIARGTPGMSGADLSNLVNQAAVKAARHNGQDVTLDDFEWAKDRIRMGAERRSHFVTEEAKKATAYHEGGHALVALHTPGADPLHKVTIMPRGRALGITFLLPEMDKDSRNRKEYLAMIDVALGGRAAEELIYGEDGTTSGCSSDLVNATNVATRMVRTFGYSDKIGLVAHGDDQSRFLSDQTKDLIESEIKIFLDDGMTRVRHLLKTREDELHTLAAALIEYETLNLDEVKQVLRGEKLNRPGASGSALRTKAEEQEALDKALDGKPVSSGNGLVPQPIPVSQDATREV; encoded by the exons ATGGCGCTCCGACCCGCCGGGCTAGACATCATGCGGGCCCTGTGTCGCCGCGACGCAGCCCACTTGGtgcgcgtcggcctcgtccgcccGTTGTCTTCTTCGTCTTTCCGCTCTGGCCTCTTCTCTCGCAAGTCCGACAAAGACGTCGCCGCTCCCGTCTCCGACTCCTCCGTACCGAACATCACTGCCCAGGACCTTGCCAACGCTCAGGCCCACCCCATTGACGGCCAGCCCCTCACCGACTTCCAACGCCGCATCGCAGCCCTCGAGACTGACGCTCTTGAATCCCGCTCCAGCTCCGATCCTAAGCTCCAGAtcgcgctcctccgcgccctcgccgaaGGTGGCGAGAACAACGGAGTGTGCAAGTATTACGAGGCCGTCGCCTTCGCTGAGCCTGGCTCGCCCGAGGGCTCCGATGCGCTCCTTCGCTCCAACGAGGCGTTCGAGCTCTACTCGCACGCTCTCGCGTACACTGGTCGCCTCGGTGAGGTAGCGTCTGCCACGCGCCACCGCGACGAGCGTATCGGCGCGCCTGTGGCCTCTGCCTCCGACGTTTTAAGACATGTTACCAGCGCCACCGGTGCCGCTGCCGGTGTCGCGTCCACCTCCGCTGCTGCCTCTTCTGCTGCCACCcacccgccgccggcctACGCTTCTGCCACCCCGTCCGCTCCTCCGTCAACTGGTTCATaccctccgcctcctcctccaccaccttccccgcccACAGGCGCGGCCACGGGTGCCACGACTGGCCCCGGCTCACCGCTCCAGCCTATCTATGTCCAGCTCGCCCCGAACTCGCCCCAGACCAACACATGGCGCGTCCTCCGGTACCTCCTCGGTTTGCTCTTCTGGGGTTTCGTCATCTTCACCATCATCTCGATGGTCATGGAGAACACTGGCTTGCTCAAGGCCGGGCCCGGCCCCGCCGAGTTTGAGCCAGAGGAGGGTAAGGCTGTCAAGTTTGCCGACGTCCACGGTGTCGAAGAGGCTAAGCAGGAGCTCCAGGAGATTGTCGAGTTCCTCAAGAACCCCGAGAAGTTCTCGACCCTGGGCGGCAAGCTTCCCAAGGGTGTCCTGCTTACTGGCCCGCCCGGTACGGGTAAGACGATGCTCGctcgcgccgtcgccggcgaggccgaggttcCCTTCCTTTTTGCTTCTGGCTCGTCGTTTGACGAGATGTTTGTTGGTGTTGGCG CCAAGCGCGTACGCGAGCTCTTCGCGGCTGCCCGCAAAAAGGCGCCGGCCATTGTGTTcattgacgagctcgacgcgatTGGCTCGAAGCGCTCCTCCAAGGACCAGCATTACATGAAGCAGACTCTCaaccagctcctcgtcgagctggacggTTTCGAGCAGAGCGAGGGTGTCATCATAATTGCTGCTACCAACTTCCCTCAGTCTCTTGATAAGGCCCTCACCCGTCCTGGTCGTTTCGACCGTCATGTCGTCGTTCCCCTCCCCGACGTACGCGGGCGTATCGAGATCCTCCGCCACCACATGACCAAGATCAAGCTCGCGCCGAACGTTGACCCTGCTGTCATTGCTCGCGGTACCCCCGGTATGAGCGGTGCGGacctctccaacctcgtcaaccaGGCTGCGGTCAAGGCTGCGCGTCACAACGGCCAGGATGTGACTCTCGATGACTTTGAGTGGGCCAAGG ACCGCATACGCAtgggcgccgagcgccgctCGCACTTTGtcaccgaggaggccaagaaggccacTGCGTACCACGAGGGTGGACACGCGCTCGTTGCACTCCACACCCCTGGCGCGGACCCACTGCACAAGGTCACGATCATGCCCCGCGGACGTGCGCTCGGGATCACGTTCCTCCTTCCCGAGATGGACAAGG acTCGCGCAACCGCAAGGAGTACCTTGCAATGATTGACGTTGCCCTGGGCGGTCgcgctgccgaggagctcatcTATGGTGAGGACGGCACCACGTCGGGTTGCTCGAGCGACCTGGTGAATGCCACCAACGTCGCGACTCGCATGGTCCGGACATTTGGCTACAGCGACAAGATTGGTCTGGTTGCGCACGGCGACGACCAGTCGCGCTTCCTTTCGGACCAGACCAAGGACCTGATCGAGAGCGAGATCAAGAT TTTCCTGGACGACGGTATGACCCGCGTgcgccacctcctcaagacgcgcgaggacgagcttCACACTCTTGCTGCCGCTCTCATCGAGTATGAGACGCTCAATctggacgaggtcaagcaggtgctgcgcggcgagaAGCTTAACCGGCCCGGCGCGTCGGGTAGCGCGCTTCGTACCAAGGCGGAGGAACAGGAAGCGCTCGACAAGGCTCTCGACGGCAAGCCGGTGTCATCCGGCAATGGCCTTGTCCCTCAGCCTATTCCTGTGTCCCAAGACGCCACGCGCGAAGTGTAG
- the HGH1 gene encoding uncharacterized protein (Domain of unknown function (DUF383)), whose protein sequence is MDITELFEFLSSPNPQARHIALKNIVGHTPKNDSKRSAFIPSSFAALPGESEGLKRKEGAEADDVKVKCLHDLANLCRDQGAIAHDALSALVNLSDNLAVARQLATEPFLIWLVSYTANTTSPLSPLTAMLLSNLTSHPSLVPMLANLTIPIVGLPKAKAYPPWFLPAAASASSTVHPEYRDPQFSANEEAGQEPEREVEAVRALVQAFEDGASDGVKEGKGKRKGEVHFLASVFANLSMVPATRHLLLTPQPAFPAPSSATTPDDEPLLAKIVVYTEHLDTIRRGGALGCIKNCAMDRASHAWLLASEHDRVRLPSDTSRTVRGVDVLPWVLAPLMGPEEYDMDEMEKLPEILQFLPPTKSREQDPVLRMMCVEILLLLSTTFTGRKALRDRGTYFVVREAHKNEADQQIKDAIERLVGLLQGDEGRETRADEIQHLVSRGADDETDVVEV, encoded by the exons ATGGACATCACAGAGCTTTTCGAGTTCCTCTCGAGCCCTAACCCCCAGGCGCGCCACATTGCGCTCAAGAACATTGTCGGGCACACGCCAAAGAACGACTCGAAGCGGAGTGCCTTCATCCCGTCCTCGTTTGCGGCGCTCCCGGGAGAGTCTGAGGGcctcaagcgcaaggagggcgccgaggctgacgacgtcaaggtcaagtgcctccacgacctcgccaacctgTGCCGCGACCAGGGCGCTATCGCACACGATGCGCTCTCGGCCCTCGTCAACCTGTCGGACAACCTGGCTGTtgcgcgccagctcgccacCGAGCCATTCCTCATCTGGCTCGTGTCGTACACTGCC aaCACGAcgtctcccctctcccccctGACCGCGATGCTGCTGTCCAACCTGACCTCTCACCCCAGCCTCGTGCCCATGCTCGCCAACCTTACCATCCCCATCGTCGGCCtccccaaggccaaggcatACCCGCCATGGTTCCTTCCCGCAGCTGCCTCCGCCTCATCCACCGTCCACCCCGAGTACCGCGATCCCCAGTTTTCCGCcaacgaggaggctggGCAGGAGCCTGagcgcgaggttgaggccgTGCGTGCCCTCGTCCAGGcgttcgaggacggcgcgaGCGACGGCGTTAAGGAGGGCAAAGGAAAAcgcaagggcgaggtccACTTCCTTGCATCGGTGTTCGCCAACCTGTCTATG gtcCCGGCGAcccgccatctcctcctcacacCTCAGCCCGCGTTCCCTGCTCCATCATCGGCAACGACACctgacgacgagccgctGCTTGCCAAGATTGTCGTGTACACCGAGCACCTGGACACGATCCGCCGCGGTGGTGCGCTCGGGTGTATCAAGAACTGCGCGATGGACAGGGCGTCCCATGCGTGGCTCCTGGCGAGTGAGCACgaccgcgtccgcctcccTTCAGACACCTCGCGGACCGTCCGTGGCGTCGATGTCCTTCCATGGGTGCTGGCTCCGCTCATGGGTCCCGAGGAGTACGACATGGAC gagatggagaagcTCCCCGAGATCCTCCAGTTCCTGCCTCCTACAAAGTCAAGGGAACAGGACCCCGTGCTGCGGATGATGTGTGTGGAGATTCTTTTGTTGCTCTCGACGA cctTCACGGGGCGGAAGGCTCTCCGCGACCGCGGGACATACTTTGTCGTGCGTGAGGCGCACAAGAACGAGGCCGACCAACAAATCAAGGACGCcatcgagcgcctcgtGGGCCTGCTACAGGGAGATGAGGGCCGCGAGACTCGTGCAGACGAGATCCAACACCTTGTTTCGAGGGGGGctgacgacgagacggaTGTCGTAGAGGTCTAA